In a single window of the Candidatus Methylomirabilota bacterium genome:
- a CDS encoding PLP-dependent aminotransferase family protein, translating into MTTSATASSPSTPRFHDLLSIRARIGTGAAAQPARPVQSALYDFGGGYPDPASFPYEGIVAATAAMIKAEGAQALTYGEAQGYKGLRELVCHKYGLFEGLRVGPENIIISNGSGHALSLAFSAFVDVGDAILSEAPTFSGTLNTIRRHGARVLDVPVDDEGLVTSVARRQLESLRREGARCKLIYTIDNFQNPSGPTMSLRRRRELVDLAHEFDTFILEDDAYGELRFEGDHLPSLYALDTGGRVIRAGTVSKILGAGFRLGWLCAPVEMIPAFQGFLFGGGVNPFASRVATYFLRDHLQPHVALLINVYRTKRDAMLRGLHEVLDGSGAQISKPEGGFFLWIRLPTGTDQKRLAELAVQARVQYTGGSAFFPNGGGDEFIRLAYSLETPEKCYEGARLIARAILDARV; encoded by the coding sequence ATGACCACTTCCGCCACCGCCTCGTCTCCCTCGACGCCTCGCTTCCACGACCTCCTCTCCATCCGCGCCCGCATCGGCACCGGCGCGGCCGCGCAGCCCGCTCGGCCCGTGCAGAGCGCGCTCTACGATTTCGGGGGCGGCTACCCCGATCCCGCGTCGTTCCCCTACGAGGGGATCGTCGCGGCGACCGCCGCCATGATCAAGGCGGAGGGCGCCCAGGCCCTCACGTACGGCGAGGCGCAGGGGTACAAGGGCCTGCGAGAGCTGGTCTGCCACAAGTACGGGCTCTTCGAAGGGCTCCGGGTCGGCCCCGAGAACATCATCATCTCCAACGGCTCGGGCCACGCGCTGTCGCTCGCATTCAGCGCCTTCGTCGACGTGGGCGACGCGATCCTCAGCGAGGCGCCGACCTTCTCCGGCACTCTCAACACTATCCGGCGCCACGGCGCTCGGGTCCTCGACGTCCCGGTGGACGACGAGGGGCTGGTGACCAGCGTGGCGCGGCGGCAGCTCGAGAGCCTGCGCCGCGAGGGCGCGCGCTGCAAGCTCATCTATACCATCGATAACTTCCAGAACCCCTCCGGCCCGACCATGAGCCTCCGGCGGCGCCGCGAGCTGGTGGATCTCGCTCACGAGTTCGACACGTTCATCCTCGAGGACGACGCCTACGGCGAGCTCCGCTTCGAGGGCGATCATCTGCCGTCGCTCTACGCGCTCGACACGGGCGGGCGGGTGATCCGGGCCGGGACCGTCTCCAAGATCCTCGGCGCGGGCTTCCGGCTCGGCTGGCTCTGCGCCCCCGTCGAGATGATCCCCGCCTTCCAGGGCTTCCTCTTCGGGGGCGGCGTCAATCCCTTCGCGTCACGGGTGGCGACCTATTTCCTGCGCGACCATCTCCAACCGCACGTCGCCCTGCTCATCAACGTCTATCGCACCAAGCGGGACGCCATGCTCCGCGGCCTGCACGAGGTGCTGGACGGGAGCGGCGCCCAGATCAGCAAGCCCGAGGGCGGCTTCTTCCTGTGGATCCGCCTGCCCACCGGCACCGACCAGAAGCGGCTGGCCGAGCTCGCGGTGCAGGCGCGCGTGCAGTACACGGGGGGCTCCGCCTTCTTCCCCAACGGTGGCGGCGACGAGTTCATCCGCCTCGCCTACAGCCTGGAGACGCCCGAGAAGTGCTACGAGGGCGCACGGCTCATCGCCCGCGCGATCCTCGACGCGCGTGTCTAG
- a CDS encoding TAXI family TRAP transporter solute-binding subunit: protein MLRGLNSRHWRVREYLLVFGPALLLTAIAFTVAIMFIKPAPPRHIVMATGRSDGAYHQFGLRYQAELAREGIRVTLRPTSGAVENVRLLSDPGAGVDVAFVQGGVAAAADADLSSLGSLYFEPLWVFARGVANVEDLRSLRGRRIAIGPEGSGTRALVDLLLRANGVTTPAATLLPATGLDAVRALRAGEIDAAVFVASPESATVREAVTVHDVVLMSFVRAEAYTRLFPFLSRLTLPEGALNLDRDIPRQEVVLLSPTASLVVRPDFHPALSDLLLVAARKIHGRAGVFERPRQFPSPDFTDFPLSAEALRFHQSGPPFLARYLPFWAATLVDRTKIMLLPLVALLFPLFKILPPTFRWRTRRKIYRWYREVHDTDVALCTPQPPEELDRLMTRLDHIEHQVRLLPIPPAHAESHFHLRLHIDLVRAKVLAARAALR, encoded by the coding sequence ATGCTCCGAGGGTTGAACTCGCGGCACTGGCGGGTGCGCGAGTATCTGCTCGTGTTCGGCCCGGCCCTCCTCCTGACCGCGATCGCCTTCACCGTCGCGATCATGTTCATCAAGCCCGCGCCTCCGCGCCACATCGTGATGGCGACCGGCCGCTCCGATGGCGCGTATCATCAGTTCGGCCTGCGTTACCAGGCCGAGCTGGCGCGCGAGGGTATCCGGGTCACCCTCCGCCCCACGTCCGGCGCCGTGGAGAACGTGCGACTCCTCTCCGACCCCGGCGCCGGCGTGGACGTGGCCTTCGTGCAGGGCGGCGTCGCGGCCGCCGCCGACGCGGACCTCTCCTCGCTGGGGAGCCTGTACTTCGAGCCGCTGTGGGTGTTCGCCCGCGGCGTGGCGAATGTCGAGGATCTGCGGAGCCTCCGCGGGCGCCGCATCGCGATCGGCCCCGAGGGGAGCGGGACCCGCGCCCTCGTGGACTTGCTCCTGCGCGCCAACGGCGTCACCACGCCGGCAGCGACGCTGCTGCCGGCGACCGGTCTCGACGCCGTCCGCGCCCTGCGGGCGGGCGAGATCGACGCCGCGGTGTTCGTGGCCTCGCCGGAATCGGCGACCGTGCGCGAGGCGGTGACCGTCCACGACGTCGTCCTCATGAGCTTTGTGCGAGCCGAGGCCTACACGCGCCTGTTTCCCTTTCTCTCCCGCCTCACCCTGCCCGAGGGGGCGTTGAACCTCGACCGCGACATCCCCCGCCAGGAGGTCGTGTTGCTCTCGCCCACCGCGAGCCTAGTCGTGCGGCCGGACTTCCATCCCGCGCTGAGCGATCTGCTCCTCGTCGCCGCGAGGAAGATCCACGGGCGCGCAGGCGTCTTCGAGCGCCCACGCCAGTTCCCCTCGCCCGACTTCACCGACTTCCCGCTGAGCGCGGAGGCGCTGCGCTTCCACCAGAGCGGCCCGCCCTTCCTCGCCCGCTACCTGCCATTCTGGGCCGCGACGCTGGTGGACCGCACGAAGATCATGCTGCTGCCGCTGGTCGCCCTCCTCTTTCCGCTGTTCAAGATCCTCCCGCCCACGTTCCGCTGGCGGACGCGCCGCAAGATCTACCGCTGGTACCGGGAGGTCCACGACACCGACGTTGCCCTGTGCACGCCGCAGCCCCCGGAGGAGCTCGACCGCCTGATGACGCGGCTCGATCATATCGAGCATCAGGTGCGGCTCTTGCCCATCCCGCCCGCTCATGCGGAGTCGCACTTCCACCTGCGCCTGCACATCGACCTCGTCCGCGCCAAAGTGCTCGCGGCACGCGCCGCGCTACGTTGA
- a CDS encoding SDR family NAD(P)-dependent oxidoreductase translates to MGRLEGKRAIVTGAASGIGRATLLLFAREGARVLAVDRAAEGLEAAAAEAGAAGGATIALAADAGDEAAVKRAVDRCVAEWGGLDVAFANAGVSGGRVPLLEQTVEQWQEILRVNLIGPWLMIKHASPAMIRQAHGSIVCTASVAGLRANAGGTPYSASKAGVISLVQTAANALTGTGVRVNAICPGLIETGMTRPIFEFARARGTGDKIGQLNPTRRHGLPEEIAATALFLASDDASYVNGQAIAVDGGLSSTHPFTGSRR, encoded by the coding sequence GTGGGCCGGCTCGAGGGCAAGCGGGCGATCGTGACTGGCGCGGCCAGCGGCATCGGCCGGGCCACCCTCCTCCTCTTCGCGCGCGAAGGGGCGCGCGTGCTCGCCGTGGACCGCGCCGCCGAGGGCCTCGAGGCGGCGGCCGCCGAGGCCGGCGCCGCCGGCGGCGCCACGATTGCTCTCGCCGCCGACGCCGGCGACGAGGCGGCGGTAAAGCGCGCGGTGGACCGCTGCGTGGCGGAGTGGGGCGGGCTGGACGTCGCCTTCGCCAACGCCGGCGTCAGCGGAGGGCGCGTCCCCCTCCTCGAGCAAACGGTGGAGCAGTGGCAGGAGATCCTGCGCGTCAACCTGATCGGCCCGTGGCTCATGATCAAGCACGCCTCGCCGGCGATGATCCGTCAGGCCCACGGCTCCATCGTGTGCACCGCGTCGGTGGCAGGTCTCCGCGCCAATGCCGGCGGCACCCCCTACTCCGCCAGCAAGGCCGGTGTCATCAGCCTCGTCCAGACCGCGGCCAATGCCCTGACCGGCACGGGCGTGCGGGTCAACGCCATCTGTCCCGGCCTGATCGAGACGGGGATGACGCGGCCGATCTTCGAGTTCGCCCGCGCGCGCGGCACCGGGGACAAGATCGGCCAGCTCAACCCGACGCGCCGTCACGGGCTGCCCGAGGAGATCGCCGCCACCGCGCTCTTCCTCGCCAGCGATGACGCGTCCTACGTGAACGGGCAGGCCATCGCGGTGGACGGCGGCCTCTCCAGCACGCATCCGTTCACGGGCAGCCGCCGCTGA
- the mscL gene encoding large conductance mechanosensitive channel protein MscL, which produces MLKEFREFAIKGNMVDMAVGIIIGAAFGAVVQSLVDNIFMPIIAAVVGTPDFSNLFLLLRNPKGETYATVKAARDAGAVVFAYGLFINTLVTFLGVAVATFMLVKGINEMRRSQPPAAAPPAPSGQEKLLMEIRDLLKRSPTR; this is translated from the coding sequence GACATGGCGGTGGGCATCATCATCGGCGCCGCCTTCGGCGCGGTGGTGCAGTCCCTCGTCGACAACATCTTCATGCCGATCATCGCCGCGGTGGTCGGCACCCCCGACTTCAGCAATCTCTTCCTCCTGCTCCGCAATCCCAAGGGGGAGACCTACGCGACGGTGAAGGCCGCGCGCGACGCGGGCGCCGTGGTCTTCGCCTACGGCCTCTTCATCAACACCCTCGTCACCTTCCTCGGCGTGGCGGTGGCCACGTTCATGCTCGTGAAGGGGATCAACGAGATGCGCCGCTCCCAGCCCCCTGCGGCGGCGCCTCCCGCACCCTCTGGCCAGGAGAAGCTCCTCATGGAGATCCGCGACCTCCTGAAGCGGTCGCCCACGCGCTGA